One segment of Deinococcus radiotolerans DNA contains the following:
- a CDS encoding phage tail protein, which translates to MTPHIGEIRLFAGSFEPDGWMFCMGQLVPIEAYDLLFNLIGTTYGGDGETTFALPDLRSRVPVHQGNGYEVAQSGGAEQVTLKIQQIPGHSHVLQASTNLGSAVTPSGNVLAQTAGGIQLYYEGQASEPLAPQAALAAGDSQPHTNLQPYLAMNFIISLSGLFPSPT; encoded by the coding sequence ATGACCCCCCACATTGGTGAGATTCGACTGTTCGCTGGGTCCTTTGAGCCGGACGGCTGGATGTTCTGCATGGGACAGCTCGTGCCCATTGAGGCGTATGACCTGCTGTTCAACCTCATCGGCACCACCTATGGCGGCGACGGGGAGACGACGTTCGCCTTGCCTGACCTGCGCAGCCGCGTCCCCGTGCACCAGGGGAACGGCTACGAGGTCGCCCAGTCGGGTGGCGCCGAGCAGGTCACGCTCAAGATCCAGCAGATCCCCGGGCACAGTCACGTCCTCCAGGCCTCCACGAACCTGGGCAGCGCGGTGACCCCCAGCGGGAACGTGCTGGCCCAGACCGCCGGCGGGATTCAGCTGTACTACGAAGGGCAGGCGAGCGAACCGCTCGCCCCGCAGGCGGCCCTCGCGGCGGGGGACAGCCAGCCGCACACCAATCTACAACCCTACCTGGCCATGAACTTCATCATCTCGTTGAGCGGCCTGTTCCCATCCCCCACGTGA
- a CDS encoding phage tail protein — protein MSDPYLSEIRLMSFAFAPKGWVECNGQLLSINQHQALFSLLGTLYGGDGRVTFALPNLQGRVPMHEGLGWSMGQVAGSPTVTLTQAQLPAHTHPAQGSSTASGTTTDPTGALLAPVNGGYRPGGDPLTPLDATSVTSVGGGQPHENMQPYLTLSFCMATEGAYPSPTDPAER, from the coding sequence GTGTCCGATCCGTACCTGAGTGAAATCCGGCTCATGAGTTTCGCGTTCGCGCCCAAGGGCTGGGTGGAATGCAACGGGCAGCTGCTCAGCATCAACCAGCACCAGGCTCTGTTCTCGCTGCTGGGCACGCTCTACGGCGGCGACGGCCGCGTGACCTTCGCATTGCCGAATCTGCAGGGCCGGGTGCCCATGCACGAGGGTCTCGGCTGGTCCATGGGGCAGGTGGCGGGCAGCCCCACCGTGACGCTCACGCAGGCGCAGCTGCCCGCCCACACCCACCCGGCGCAGGGGTCCAGCACGGCCAGCGGCACCACCACCGACCCGACCGGCGCGCTGCTTGCCCCGGTGAACGGCGGGTACCGACCGGGGGGCGATCCCCTCACCCCGCTGGACGCGACGTCCGTTACCAGTGTGGGCGGCGGTCAACCCCACGAGAACATGCAGCCGTACCTGACGCTCTCTTTCTGCATGGCCACGGAAGGCGCCTACCCCTCACCGACAGACCCCGCGGAGCGCTGA
- a CDS encoding GGDEF domain-containing protein produces MTGAGPDAAGCGGTAGHVLRRQAALDRAHGAARLDGLTGLLNRRAFDDDVLHVSEGVNLAVIDVDGVNDREGHAQGDKPLRVSAQALQAKAGTGAGAEMNFPW; encoded by the coding sequence CTGACGGGTGCAGGACCAGACGCAGCTGGATGTGGCGGGACGGCCGGGCACGTCCTGCGGCGGCAGGCGGCGCTGGACAGGGCGCATGGCGCGGCGCGTCTGGATGGACTCACGGGCCTCCTGAACCGCCGGGCGTTCGACGATGACGTCCTGCACGTCTCGGAGGGTGTGAACCTTGCGGTGATTGACGTGGACGGCGTGAATGATCGGGAGGGGCACGCGCAGGGCGACAAGCCCTTGCGGGTGTCTGCGCAGGCGCTCCAGGCCAAGGCGGGCACAGGGGCAGGTGCGGAGATGAATTTTCCGTGGTGA
- the dbpA gene encoding ATP-dependent RNA helicase DbpA produces the protein MTASFATLPLRISLRAALSSLGYMEMTPVQAQSLPHVLAGQDLIAQARTGSGKTVVFGLGLLQVLDSANPAVQGLVLCPTRELADQVAAELRRLARSEGNVKVLTLTGGVPLRPQAASLAHGAHVVVGTPGRVRDHLSRGTLNLAHVRTLVLDEADRMTDMGFYGEIEGVVRACPLERQTLLFSATYPDDIRQATAAFLRRPVEVRVDTVNPNDGIEERFYEVSARERDEAVARLLGHYQPGSALVFCNTRAHCQALAADLQAQGFDALALHGDLHQRERDETLEQFAGRSCAVLVATDVAARGLDIAQLDAVITADLSRDPDVYVHRVGRTGRAGECGLALTLCTPEDRPFVRLLEERRAAPVVWRTLEELRPGDAQPAPMVTLCILGSRQDKLRPGDVLGALTGEAGLSRDQVGRITVAGRVTYAAVARAAAPPALARLNAAAGSSALSIKGRRFRLRLISPPAGQGLSPPG, from the coding sequence GTGACGGCGTCCTTCGCAACCCTGCCACTCAGGATCAGTCTGCGCGCCGCGTTGTCCTCTCTGGGGTATATGGAGATGACGCCGGTTCAGGCTCAGAGCCTGCCGCACGTGCTTGCCGGGCAGGACCTGATTGCGCAGGCGCGCACGGGGAGTGGCAAGACCGTGGTTTTCGGCCTGGGTCTCCTGCAGGTGCTTGACTCGGCGAATCCGGCGGTGCAGGGGCTGGTGCTGTGCCCCACCCGGGAACTCGCCGATCAGGTGGCGGCTGAGTTGCGGCGCCTGGCGCGCAGCGAAGGGAACGTCAAGGTGCTCACGCTCACCGGCGGGGTCCCGCTGCGCCCTCAGGCGGCGTCCCTGGCGCACGGCGCGCACGTCGTGGTCGGCACGCCGGGCCGAGTGCGCGATCACCTGAGCCGCGGCACGCTGAACCTCGCGCACGTGCGGACCCTGGTGCTGGACGAAGCGGACCGCATGACCGACATGGGTTTCTACGGCGAGATCGAAGGTGTCGTCCGGGCCTGTCCCCTGGAACGGCAGACACTGCTGTTTTCCGCCACCTACCCGGACGATATCCGTCAGGCGACTGCTGCGTTCCTGCGGCGGCCGGTGGAGGTGCGCGTGGACACGGTGAACCCCAACGACGGGATCGAGGAGCGCTTCTACGAGGTCAGCGCCCGTGAGCGGGATGAGGCGGTCGCGCGCTTGCTCGGGCACTACCAGCCCGGGTCCGCGCTGGTGTTCTGCAATACCCGGGCGCACTGCCAGGCGCTCGCTGCCGACCTACAGGCGCAGGGTTTTGATGCGCTGGCGCTGCACGGCGACCTGCACCAGCGCGAGCGGGACGAGACGCTCGAGCAGTTCGCGGGCCGCAGTTGCGCCGTGCTGGTCGCGACTGATGTGGCGGCGCGCGGCCTGGATATCGCGCAGCTTGACGCGGTGATCACCGCTGACCTGTCCCGTGACCCGGACGTGTATGTTCACCGCGTGGGCCGGACGGGACGCGCCGGCGAGTGCGGGCTGGCGCTGACGCTCTGCACGCCGGAGGACCGGCCCTTCGTGCGTCTGCTGGAAGAGAGGCGTGCGGCGCCGGTGGTGTGGCGCACCCTGGAAGAGCTGCGCCCGGGCGACGCGCAGCCCGCGCCGATGGTCACGTTGTGCATTCTGGGCAGCCGCCAGGACAAGCTCCGGCCCGGTGACGTGCTCGGCGCCCTGACCGGTGAGGCTGGGCTGAGCCGGGATCAGGTGGGCCGGATCACCGTCGCGGGGCGTGTCACGTACGCCGCCGTGGCCCGGGCAGCGGCGCCTCCAGCGCTCGCGCGCCTGAACGCCGCGGCGGGATCTAGCGCGCTGAGCATCAAGGGACGGCGGTTCCGACTGCGGTTGATCTCGCCGCCCGCCGGTCAGGGGCTCAGCCCACCCGGGTGA
- a CDS encoding phage tail protein, with protein MDQFIGEIRVFPFSLIPSGWAPCIGQIMPIRQNTALFSVLGTTYGGDGTNTFGLPDLKGRVPLMPGQGDELSAYTLGQQGGADTVKLTTEQMPAHTHSVLADNLDPADLNVPSPRRVLALSQGVGAYQPSVANPVPLAPQALTVVGNGQPHDNMMPSLTLNFCIALVGNMPTRRESYGAPG; from the coding sequence ATGGATCAATTCATTGGTGAAATTCGAGTCTTTCCGTTCAGTCTGATTCCATCGGGCTGGGCGCCCTGCATCGGCCAGATCATGCCCATCCGGCAGAACACCGCCCTGTTCTCCGTGCTGGGCACCACGTACGGAGGCGACGGCACGAACACCTTCGGGCTCCCCGATCTCAAGGGCCGCGTCCCGCTGATGCCCGGCCAGGGCGACGAACTCTCCGCCTATACCCTGGGACAGCAGGGTGGCGCCGACACGGTGAAGCTGACCACCGAGCAGATGCCCGCCCATACCCACAGCGTCCTGGCTGACAACCTTGACCCGGCCGACCTGAACGTGCCGTCACCCAGGCGGGTCCTGGCCCTGTCGCAGGGTGTGGGGGCCTATCAACCCAGTGTGGCGAATCCCGTGCCCCTCGCCCCGCAGGCCCTGACTGTCGTCGGGAACGGCCAGCCACACGACAACATGATGCCCTCACTGACCCTGAACTTCTGTATTGCGCTGGTTGGCAACATGCCCACGCGACGGGAGTCGTACGGCGCGCCTGGCTGA